A genomic region of Chryseobacterium sp. KACC 21268 contains the following coding sequences:
- a CDS encoding helix-turn-helix transcriptional regulator, with product MEQKIHQGRNVKRFREMLGIKQEALAFDLGDDWNQKKISLLEQKEEIDENLLKAISQALKIPVEAFQNFDEEQAINIISNTFGEHAFSNSFNYGTINFHPIEKLVSLHEEKIALYERMLKEKDEMMDRLEKLINK from the coding sequence ATGGAACAGAAAATACATCAGGGAAGAAATGTAAAACGCTTTAGAGAAATGCTTGGGATAAAGCAGGAAGCATTAGCTTTTGACTTAGGTGATGATTGGAACCAAAAGAAAATTTCTTTGCTTGAACAAAAAGAAGAAATAGATGAAAATTTGCTCAAGGCAATATCTCAGGCTTTGAAGATTCCTGTTGAAGCTTTCCAAAATTTTGATGAGGAGCAGGCAATCAATATTATTTCTAATACTTTTGGAGAGCACGCTTTTAGTAATTCTTTCAATTATGGAACTATCAATTTTCATCCGATAGAAAAATTAGTTTCACTGCACGAGGAAAAGATTGCCCTTTATGAAAGAATGCTGAAAGAAAAAGATGAAATGATGGATCGGCTTGAAAAGCTTATCAATAAATAA
- a CDS encoding DUF262 domain-containing protein → MLKTSLENLQSIAKERTVRTQSIEYDLETLVKKIKKKTIKLDPDYQRRHRWSTDTSSRLIESLILNIPIPIIYLSYDVDVDEEALDGEARYSVIDGQQRLTAILNFFENQYSLEGLDILDALEGCYYKDLPPFLLRRLEERTVKCLRIDSTVDPQVKYDIFERLNSGSVALGSHELRNAVLRGPFNNLCKKLAKNDDFRILNQISITNPETNAKVKKMEDVELVLRFFSLIEDNYKTYKKSKDNNFKDFLSEKLEDKNKLDKVAIENYSSLFVDTMKFIRVNFGNTAFAKYKELHGEYILQSRFNAAVYDALSVAVATEVIAKNKQITKSKSISEKFLKLFADEKFHDSVSGSILDSSKIIHRIDAAKKIFK, encoded by the coding sequence ATGCTTAAAACTAGTTTAGAAAATCTTCAAAGTATAGCGAAAGAGAGAACAGTTCGTACTCAAAGTATAGAATATGACTTGGAAACTTTAGTCAAAAAAATAAAAAAAAAGACAATTAAATTAGACCCAGATTATCAAAGGAGGCATAGATGGAGTACAGACACGTCATCCAGATTAATTGAAAGCTTAATTTTGAATATACCAATACCGATAATATATCTTTCCTATGATGTTGATGTAGACGAAGAAGCTTTAGATGGTGAAGCTAGATATTCGGTTATTGATGGTCAGCAACGACTAACTGCGATACTGAATTTTTTTGAAAATCAATATTCTTTGGAGGGATTAGATATTTTAGATGCATTAGAGGGTTGCTATTATAAGGATTTGCCACCTTTTCTTTTAAGGAGATTAGAAGAGCGCACTGTTAAATGTCTAAGGATTGACTCGACAGTTGATCCGCAAGTTAAATATGATATTTTCGAACGATTAAATTCAGGATCTGTTGCATTAGGTTCTCACGAATTGAGAAATGCAGTATTAAGAGGTCCTTTTAATAATCTATGTAAAAAATTGGCCAAGAATGATGACTTCAGAATTTTAAATCAAATCTCTATTACAAATCCAGAAACTAATGCGAAAGTGAAAAAAATGGAGGACGTAGAGTTGGTACTAAGATTTTTTTCATTGATAGAAGATAATTACAAAACATATAAAAAATCCAAAGACAATAACTTTAAGGATTTTCTCTCCGAAAAATTAGAAGACAAAAATAAACTTGATAAAGTTGCAATTGAGAATTACTCCTCATTATTTGTTGATACAATGAAATTCATACGAGTAAATTTCGGTAATACTGCTTTCGCAAAATATAAGGAATTGCACGGAGAATATATTTTACAGTCTAGATTCAACGCTGCCGTTTATGATGCACTTTCTGTTGCTGTTGCTACAGAAGTTATAGCAAAGAACAAGCAAATAACTAAATCAAAATCAATTTCTGAAAAATTTCTGAAACTTTTTGCAGATGAAAAGTTTCACGATTCAGTATCAGGATCAATTTTAGATAGCAGCAAAATTATTCATAGAATTGATGCCGCAAAAAAGATCTTTAAATGA
- a CDS encoding HEPN domain-containing protein, whose protein sequence is MSSFVKEGLELLAERISEINLLLNEAEAKQEDARLYAALCRSIQVLSISHFEGYIKDLVKNILDDLNQSSSFKLSSNDLKFSYCRKFIVPLNDGKDNVSKIKDLILVFDELDTKFDSAAFHKPNKNPKESILNQIATSFGEKKIFKKLNNSDISNAFSNTDAENILLISELKLKLQNAIEDYPYIEDDTLLNINSTEVQDTFWETFIQEILSERHKIAHGSMNNSTDHSSIRSNILKMEILLISITYLLSIKGNPISEAN, encoded by the coding sequence ATGAGTTCCTTTGTTAAGGAAGGTCTAGAACTTCTAGCTGAAAGAATCTCTGAAATTAATCTGTTGCTAAACGAGGCTGAGGCAAAGCAAGAAGATGCTCGCTTATACGCTGCATTATGCAGATCTATTCAAGTATTATCAATTTCTCATTTTGAAGGTTACATTAAAGATCTTGTAAAAAACATATTAGATGATCTCAACCAGAGTTCAAGCTTCAAACTATCATCAAATGACTTAAAATTTTCTTACTGCAGAAAATTTATTGTTCCATTAAACGATGGAAAAGATAATGTTTCGAAAATTAAAGATTTGATATTAGTATTTGATGAATTAGACACGAAATTTGATAGCGCTGCATTTCACAAACCTAATAAAAATCCTAAGGAAAGTATTTTAAATCAAATTGCCACTAGCTTTGGTGAAAAAAAAATATTTAAAAAGCTTAATAATTCAGACATTTCAAATGCATTTTCTAATACTGATGCTGAAAATATACTTCTAATTAGTGAACTAAAGTTGAAATTGCAAAATGCAATTGAAGATTATCCCTATATCGAAGACGACACGCTTTTAAATATTAACTCCACAGAAGTACAAGATACATTCTGGGAAACTTTTATACAAGAAATATTATCTGAACGCCACAAGATAGCACATGGTAGTATGAATAATTCTACTGACCATAGTAGTATCCGCTCAAACATCTTAAAAATGGAAATTCTACTTATTTCAATTACTTATCTTTTATCAATAAAAGGGAATCCAATTTCAGAAGCAAATTAG
- a CDS encoding DUF3825 domain-containing protein, with the protein MKGKVIFFNPQKGFGKISTDEQTPQEVFIHFTQIQGDTKILLPDEDVEFETETSSKGLQAKNLERLQERYIGIIEDFTFGHGFIKSSNEKYFIHHSDVVGEGFKKIENGYEVEFSPDASEKGLIAKKIVVRDTRTAMDKFAFFQNWDESINELKNISQTEDGDWDYIKNKTGKFPVLESYISYTFLRLQKENKIKYATKEENGKDLKFACFNTGLATSKQEEIFAYFEHVNNMNYSISDRGYLKNPQWTFKFFDRESNRLMNNFAEKPELANYFQNAGELIYDSSKRLIPDFEHILDDREKRFPESFRNLGKPLQVERVKSAIDAALTRIKRNYKTAIPQFYDDSIQLLLPLCLEDVEIADVALVVANEGEVYRANTILPLDWAYNNARLLAKPDREWLNP; encoded by the coding sequence ATGAAAGGAAAAGTGATATTTTTTAATCCTCAAAAAGGATTTGGAAAAATAAGTACCGATGAACAAACACCTCAAGAGGTTTTTATTCATTTTACTCAAATACAAGGTGATACAAAAATATTGTTACCTGATGAAGACGTAGAATTTGAGACAGAAACATCGTCAAAGGGATTACAAGCTAAAAATTTAGAGCGACTTCAAGAAAGATATATTGGCATTATTGAGGATTTTACTTTTGGACACGGATTTATTAAATCTTCAAACGAAAAATATTTTATTCATCATTCGGATGTAGTTGGAGAAGGTTTTAAAAAAATAGAAAACGGTTATGAGGTAGAGTTTAGTCCTGATGCTTCAGAGAAAGGTCTTATTGCAAAGAAAATCGTTGTTCGCGATACTAGAACTGCAATGGATAAATTTGCATTTTTTCAAAATTGGGATGAATCGATTAATGAATTAAAAAATATTTCTCAAACTGAAGATGGTGACTGGGATTATATCAAAAATAAAACTGGAAAATTCCCAGTATTAGAAAGCTATATATCATATACATTTTTAAGATTACAGAAAGAAAATAAGATTAAATACGCAACCAAAGAAGAGAATGGGAAGGATTTGAAGTTTGCATGTTTTAATACAGGACTTGCTACTTCAAAACAAGAAGAAATATTTGCTTATTTTGAGCACGTAAACAATATGAATTATTCTATATCGGATAGAGGATATTTAAAAAATCCTCAATGGACTTTCAAATTTTTTGATAGAGAAAGTAATCGTTTAATGAATAATTTTGCTGAAAAACCAGAGCTCGCAAACTATTTCCAAAACGCAGGAGAACTAATCTACGATTCATCTAAAAGATTAATTCCTGATTTTGAACATATTTTGGATGATCGAGAAAAAAGATTTCCCGAAAGCTTTAGAAACTTGGGCAAACCTTTACAAGTAGAAAGAGTCAAAAGTGCTATTGATGCAGCCTTAACAAGGATAAAAAGAAATTATAAAACAGCAATACCACAATTTTATGATGACTCAATTCAACTTTTATTGCCATTATGTTTAGAAGATGTTGAGATTGCTGATGTCGCGTTAGTAGTTGCCAATGAAGGAGAGGTTTATCGAGCTAACACTATATTACCTTTGGATTGGGCATATAATAACGCTAGATTACTTGCAAAACCAGATAGAGAGTGGTTAAACCCTTAA